The DNA region TACCGCCGCGCTGCAAAGCCTCGTCGAAATCGCCAAGTCCGACGGCTTTCTCCGGCCGCTGATCGATCAGCTCAAGGTTGCCGATGACGCCGATATCGCCGGCGGCAGGACCGAGCCGATGCGCGTGCTCGAACGGTTCCGTAACCGTCTCGACATTTCCCGGCGCGGACTAACCTATGTTATCGCCATCAAGTTCACGTCGAACAATCCGCAACGCGCCGCCGCCTATGCCAATGCGGTGGCCGAGGCCATCGTCGCCAACCAGCGCGGCACCCGCAGCGTCGCGACCGACGAGGCGGCCGACTGGCTGAAGGGCCGGCTCAAGACATTGAACGACCGGCTGCGCGCGTCGGAGGACGCCGTCGCCGCCTTCAAGCTCGAGCACCGCATCGTCAATGCCGGCAAGGAATCCACCACCCAGCAATTGCGCGTCACCGACCTGACCCTGCAGGTCGCGGCCGCGCGCGCCCGCACCGAGGAAGCCAAGACCCGCTACGACCAGGCGCAACGCGACTTGAAGGCGAATGTCGAAGGGCCGGTGAAGCAGGATCTCCTGAGCACGCTGCGCGCGCAGCGTTCCACGTTGAACGACCAGATCGCACAGAAGCGCGCGGTGCTCGGCGACCGCCATCCGGATCTGGTGGTCTCGCTCAGCCAGTTGAACGATCTCAACCGGCAGATCGAGGTCGAGCGCAAGAAGAGCATCGACACCGCCAAGTCGGAATATGACGCGCAGCGCGACCAGCAGAAGGCGCTGGAGGACCAGATGAAGGCGGCGGAATCGCAAATCCTGGTCGACGGCCAGGCCCTGGTGAAGCTGCAGGAGCTGCAGCGCGACGCCGACGCCAACAAGAACATCTACGAGCAGTTCCTGTCCCGTTACAAGGCGACCGACGAGCAGCGCCAGTTGCAGGCCTCGCAGACCAAGGTCGCGTCGGCGGCGACGCCGCCGGTGCGCTCGACGCTTCCGCCGCTGCCTTTGCTGCTCGCCGCGCTGGCGTTTATCTCGCTCGCGACCTCGACGGCCATCGTCGCCATCCCCGGCCTGAAGCTGCCGTCCGTCAGGCCGGAGCCGAAGGTTCGTCGTGCGGAGGCGCCGGCGCTGCAGCCCACGCAGCAGCCCGCATTGCCGCCGGGTCTGCCGGTGCTGGCGCGTGTCCCGAACCTGGCGTCACCGGCGGCGGTCAGGACGGTCTGGCAGAATCCGGCCTCCCCGACAGCCGAGCCGGATCTCAGCCCGCATCTGCACCTCCTGGTCGAGAACATCGAGCAGCTTGCGGGACCTCACGGCAAGGTCGCGCTGCTGCTGTCGGTCGAGGCGGGTGCAGGCGGCAGCACGGTGGCGCGGTCGCTCAATCGCGCGGCGGTGAAGAACGGGACGCTCAGCGTCCTGATCGAGATGGAGCCGAACGGGGCCGCGGCTGCGCCCGCACCGGGTGCCGGCATCATCAAGTCGGATATTCACTCCGTCGTCGAGTTGCTGGGTGGCAGCACGAAATCCCAGCCGTTGCCGCCGGACGACATCCGCGCCGATTTCGGCCTGATCATCGTCGACGCCTCATCCTTCGCCTTGCAACCGGACGCGATGGCACTGGCCGCCCATGCCGACCTGGTGATCCTGGTGGTTCGCGACGGCGCCGCCGATCCCGCCGCGATCCGCAAGGCGAGAGCCGATCTGTCCAGGTCGGGCTCCATGCCGACGGCGCTGGTTGTCAATCGCGTGGCCGTCAGCTCTGCGGCCCGTGGCGCCCGAAGCGAGGCGCTGGCGAGTTGACCGGTCAGTCGTTGCTGTCTGCCCCACGAACTGCATAGCCGCCGGTCTTGGGCGACGAGACGTGGAACAGCGCCAGCACTGAAGGATCGACGCCGGTGCGCCGGCGGCACAGCACATTGAGTGCGATGGTGGTCAGCGCCAGCGAAACCGAGGCCGAGATCGCGGCACCGAGCACGCCGAGCCAGGGGATCAGCACCAGGAACCCGGCCAGTCGCAACACCACATTCGCAGCGACGACCGGAACATATTCGCGCTCGTGGCCGGTCAGTTGCAGCACCGCCGCGGACGGGCCGCCCGCCGCCTGAAACGCCGTCCCGACCGCGAGCACGATCAGCACCCATTGCTGCGCGGCGAAATGCGGCCCGAACAGGCCGAGCAGCGTGGGAGCGCCGATCCAGATGATGACGAGCCCAGTGACGACGCAAAGCCCGGTGACCTCGGCCATCAGCTTCAGCGTGTGCTCGAGCTCGCGATGATTCTTGCTGAAATACAGCGACGGCAGCCGGCGCGCGCCGAACGTATAGAGCGCGGCCGAGAGCATGGCGAACAGGTTCGCCAGCCGCGAGGCCGCGAAATAGACGCCGGCGGTAGCGGGATCCAGCATCCAATAGACCAGGATGACGTCGAAATACTGATTGGCGGCCTCGAGGATCGAGGCGAGCCAGAACCGGAATGCGCTCGAGCGCCAGCGCGACGTCTCGGCGCGCGCCGTCACGTTGCGCAGGTTCGGCAGCACGCGCACGATCGAAATGACCTGCACCGCCAGCCCGACGGACATTGCAATCGCCATCGCGGCGAACAGCTCGGCGGGGCTGAGCTGCCGGTGGCCGAACAGCGCGGCGATCAGAAACAGCACGACGGCAACCCGCCAGAAGAATTCCCGGTTGCCTTCCCCCATCAGGATGCTGACCAGCGATCGCGCGATCTGGCTGCCGAGCATCAGCCCGGAATTGACGGCGGCAAATGCCGAGACCGAGAGGATCAGCAGCCACCATTCGCCGCGGACGACCGCGACGGCCGCGATCGCCGCGATCGAGATCAGCATGCCGATCGCGGAGATCTTCAGGCTCGACAGCAGGACGCCCTTGGTGAGGTCGGCCTGCCCGCGCACCTGGTACTCGTTGAGGAATCGAACCAGCAGCAGCTCCTGGCCGAGCAACCCCACCACCGATGCGATCTGGGCAATGGAAAGCAGCGTTGCAAAATCACCAAACGCGTCGGCCGACATCGCGCGCGCGGCCAGCGAGAACAGGGCAAAGGCAAGCCCCCCGCTGCCGACCTTGAGCAGAATGGTCCCGGCAACGCCGCGCGTCACATCACGCCGCATCAATTGGAGCAGAGAGGCAAACATGAAGACGTGGACTTCTCGCTATCCTGTCAGGCGGTTGAACGTAACACTCGGCGGAGCCCGAAGTGTTAATGAGCGGTTGCTAAGATTCCGTTGGTCCGGGGCCGCTCCGGCACCGCGAAGATGCGAGATCGGACCGATACACGACCCTGCGCCATTCTGAAACGCAGCCGTCCTTGCTGTCTCCAAACGACGCAGCCGCATTCCTTTCGTCGAGATGCGTGCAACCGTGCGGACGACGCCGGATCGGCGCATCGCGCGCGAGGCCTCGCCGCAAATGGCCGTCCATCCTGTCGCCGGGCGTGAGTCATCGATTTCCATGGCGCTTGCGGTGCAAGGCATGTGCCGGGACCTTGTCAGTCGTTGTCCAGATATTGCCGTTAACCTCGATTGCCGAACCCATCGCGCTCGCACGGCGGACGTCGACGATGGGCAAGGAAATTGCAGTTCCGCTGCCAGCAGCCGGAGCTGACACCATGATCGTCGACGAAAATACGATACGGCCGATCGTCACGGACGAGGCCCAAGATGAGGCCCAAGCAGAGGCCAGAGCAGGGACCGAGGTCATCGAAACGGACGTCGCCATCATCGGCGCCGGGCTGGCGGGATCGCTTGCGCGGGCGATCCTCGTG from Bradyrhizobium genosp. L includes:
- a CDS encoding GumC family protein, which translates into the protein MMFGGRAGPKRSGPTEPAASWDTSGSANAATGVLSLSGVLSFLRENGQRILMLAAVIFAIGIVALMVIPVRYAATALVVVDPREQRVTADQDVLPGIGQDTAALQSLVEIAKSDGFLRPLIDQLKVADDADIAGGRTEPMRVLERFRNRLDISRRGLTYVIAIKFTSNNPQRAAAYANAVAEAIVANQRGTRSVATDEAADWLKGRLKTLNDRLRASEDAVAAFKLEHRIVNAGKESTTQQLRVTDLTLQVAAARARTEEAKTRYDQAQRDLKANVEGPVKQDLLSTLRAQRSTLNDQIAQKRAVLGDRHPDLVVSLSQLNDLNRQIEVERKKSIDTAKSEYDAQRDQQKALEDQMKAAESQILVDGQALVKLQELQRDADANKNIYEQFLSRYKATDEQRQLQASQTKVASAATPPVRSTLPPLPLLLAALAFISLATSTAIVAIPGLKLPSVRPEPKVRRAEAPALQPTQQPALPPGLPVLARVPNLASPAAVRTVWQNPASPTAEPDLSPHLHLLVENIEQLAGPHGKVALLLSVEAGAGGSTVARSLNRAAVKNGTLSVLIEMEPNGAAAAPAPGAGIIKSDIHSVVELLGGSTKSQPLPPDDIRADFGLIIVDASSFALQPDAMALAAHADLVILVVRDGAADPAAIRKARADLSRSGSMPTALVVNRVAVSSAARGARSEALAS
- a CDS encoding lipopolysaccharide biosynthesis protein, with translation MFASLLQLMRRDVTRGVAGTILLKVGSGGLAFALFSLAARAMSADAFGDFATLLSIAQIASVVGLLGQELLLVRFLNEYQVRGQADLTKGVLLSSLKISAIGMLISIAAIAAVAVVRGEWWLLILSVSAFAAVNSGLMLGSQIARSLVSILMGEGNREFFWRVAVVLFLIAALFGHRQLSPAELFAAMAIAMSVGLAVQVISIVRVLPNLRNVTARAETSRWRSSAFRFWLASILEAANQYFDVILVYWMLDPATAGVYFAASRLANLFAMLSAALYTFGARRLPSLYFSKNHRELEHTLKLMAEVTGLCVVTGLVIIWIGAPTLLGLFGPHFAAQQWVLIVLAVGTAFQAAGGPSAAVLQLTGHEREYVPVVAANVVLRLAGFLVLIPWLGVLGAAISASVSLALTTIALNVLCRRRTGVDPSVLALFHVSSPKTGGYAVRGADSND